AGCGCGTCTCTTAACTTAAAATCAACACCTGAACCATTCGCATACAGGTTTTTCTCCAATTGCTCTTTCAAATGTTCGGCTACATATTTTTTATACCCGGCATGATCAATGGCGTAGGCTATTAATCCGACTATTTTTAGCTGGTGCGACCGCCAGTTGTTATAAGATGTTTCTTTTTTTAATGATTTGCTATGCATTGTTATTGCCGCATTAGCGATTTGATCCAGCCATTTAACTGTTAATGCATTATCCTTTGGCTGTAAATATGTTTTTACCAGGTCGTAAGCTACAATAGCGTCTTCCAGGTTCGTGTCATTAATAGGATTGCCGCGCGACGTGTTGTTTGTTGCCCAGGCAGTTAAATACGAAGCCAGGCTTTCTAAGTAGCTCTTTTTGTGCTCAACACGATAGCAAATGGCAAGCGCGTACATTTTGCCCACATCACGTAAAGCATTAGCTGTAGCAGTTTTTTTTGGATTACCTTTTAATAAACCTTCGCTTTGTATAGTGTCAATAGGCTGTGGAGTTTCATTTATGGCAGCATTAGCAATAGCTTGATAATTGGCGTACATTTGTTTAGCGTGGGTATCAGCACCGATAAGTGCTTTCAGTTTCTGGACCTCGTTATCGTTCAAACTAACATATTGCGCCTTAACACTCACCGTAAATGACAATACTATAGCGAAAAAAAAGATTTTTCTCATTCCTGTGTATAAAATTTTAAACCCTTAGTGAACCGCGGAAGCCCCTGGCTGCATAGTAAGATTCTGCACCATTATGATAAACGAAGACAGTGCCATAACGGTAATCAGCAAAAATGGCCCCTTTCAGTTTTCTAATGTCAGCAGGTGTTTTCAACCAGCTCGAGGTTTTTGTATCGAACTTTCCAAATTGTTGTAACTCCCGATATTGTGCTTCCGTTAAAAGTTCAATACCTATGGCAGCTGCCACATCAATCGCACTATTTTCCGGTTTATATTCCTTCCTGGCCTCCAATGCTTCCCTGTCGTAACAAAGACTTCTGCGGCCCTTAGGACTTTCCGCTGAACAATCAAAGAAAATGTATTCGTCTGCCTTTTTATCATAACCAACAATATCCGGTTCACCGCCAGTGATTTCCATTTCATCAAGAGACCACATTTTTTCAGGATTAGCTTCCAGCTTTGTTTGCACTTTAGCCCACTCAAGACCTTTATGACGGTTCATGTTTTTCTCAAAACGGATTTTTAATATGCTGAGTAGTTCTTCGCGTCGTTCTGCTGGTAACACTTTTTTATCGCTGTTCATAAATTTCTATCTGTCGGCCTGAAATACCAAGATACAAAAGTTAGTATCAGTAACTACGCAAATGTTGCTGTAATTTTTCTGCGGGATATTTTTAGCCCGGGTATCATCTGGTTGGTTATCTAAAACAATTACCCGATTTCCAGTGTTTAAATAATTGATTTTCTATTGATAATCACTCAAACGAATGCTTTTCTGATGCGATTTCATGCTTAGGCAGAACATACAATTTAAATATAAAAGGAAATGGGAACACAAGGTACAATCATCATCATTGCAATAATTATATTATTCTTTATGGGGGTGAAAATAGTCCGGCCAA
This is a stretch of genomic DNA from Candidatus Pedobacter colombiensis. It encodes these proteins:
- a CDS encoding alginate lyase family protein yields the protein MRKIFFFAIVLSFTVSVKAQYVSLNDNEVQKLKALIGADTHAKQMYANYQAIANAAINETPQPIDTIQSEGLLKGNPKKTATANALRDVGKMYALAICYRVEHKKSYLESLASYLTAWATNNTSRGNPINDTNLEDAIVAYDLVKTYLQPKDNALTVKWLDQIANAAITMHSKSLKKETSYNNWRSHQLKIVGLIAYAIDHAGYKKYVAEHLKEQLEKNLYANGSGVDFKLRDALHYHVYDLEPLLRLAIVLKRATGVNVYSAVSASGSSIQKSVEWLLPYVTGEKTHAEYVNSTVKFDQARAQNGESAYKAGNLWNPKSGLKVMALAAYFDPQYNSTIKAVTGTTNEYSSWQLVLNKVMM
- a CDS encoding DUF4256 domain-containing protein; the encoded protein is MNSDKKVLPAERREELLSILKIRFEKNMNRHKGLEWAKVQTKLEANPEKMWSLDEMEITGGEPDIVGYDKKADEYIFFDCSAESPKGRRSLCYDREALEARKEYKPENSAIDVAAAIGIELLTEAQYRELQQFGKFDTKTSSWLKTPADIRKLKGAIFADYRYGTVFVYHNGAESYYAARGFRGSLRV